A single region of the Nicotiana sylvestris chromosome 6, ASM39365v2, whole genome shotgun sequence genome encodes:
- the LOC104248678 gene encoding uncharacterized protein isoform X1: MDSILFTLTDISFYLPDIVTRSMCYTSSSTHLENVFATENDTGVWQWLFGKSISSVVLQNTGSTDGFVGISAPSLARILPIDLAMFGGEILCQPDAFLCSINDVKVSNSFDQRARNMIASAEGSLRHKISGQGLAFIVGGGSVVQKNLEVGEVLVVDVASIVALSGTINFQAKYNGQMRRAVFGNDNMITAVLTGPGIVFIQSMPFHRLSQCIARAVTSPNMRDNPKFFLQIAIFFFIAYVVIVSSLILTYV, encoded by the exons ATGGATAGTATCTTGTTTACACTAACAGATATTTCATTTTACTTGCCCGACATCGTCACGA GGTCCATGTGCTACACGTCTTCTTCGACTCACTTGGAAAATGTCTTCGCCACTGAAAATGATACAGGTGTCTGGCAGTGGCTTTTTGGAAAGAGTATTTCGAGTGTGGTTCTCCAGAATACAGGTTCAACTGATGGATTTGTTGGAATTTCTGCGCCTTCTTTGGCAAGAATCCTACCG ATTGATCTAGCAATGTTTGGCGGTGAAATCTTATGCCAG CCAGATGCATTTCTATGCTCTATCAATGATGTCAAAGTCAGTAATAGCTTTGACCAAAGGGCACGTAACATGATTGCCAGTGCAGAG GGATCTTTGAGGCATAAGATATCTGGACAAGGGCTTGCTTTTATAGTCGGAGGCGGTTCTG TTGTACAGAAAAATCTTGAAGTGGGAGAGGTACTTGTTGTAGATGTGGCAAGCATAGTTGCATTATCAGGAACTATCAATTTTcaagccaaatacaatggacagaTGAGAAGGGCGGTATTTGGG AATGATAATATGATAACGGCTGTTCTAACGGGGCCAGGTATTGTCTTCATCCAAAGCATGCCTTTTCATAGGCTTTCTCAATGCATTGCTAG GGCGGTAACATCTCCAAACATGAGGGACAATCCAAAATTCTTCCTTCAGATAGCAATTTTTTTCTTTATAGCATATGTTGTCATTGTATCATCTTTAATCTTAACTTATGTTTGA
- the LOC104248678 gene encoding uncharacterized protein isoform X3 yields the protein MCYTSSSTHLENVFATENDTGVWQWLFGKSISSVVLQNTGSTDGFVGISAPSLARILPIDLAMFGGEILCQPDAFLCSINDVKVSNSFDQRARNMIASAEGSLRHKISGQGLAFIVGGGSVVQKNLEVGEVLVVDVASIVALSGTINFQAKYNGQMRRAVFGNDNMITAVLTGPGIVFIQSMPFHRLSQCIARAVTSPNMRDNPKFFLQIAIFFFIAYVVIVSSLILTYV from the exons ATGTGCTACACGTCTTCTTCGACTCACTTGGAAAATGTCTTCGCCACTGAAAATGATACAGGTGTCTGGCAGTGGCTTTTTGGAAAGAGTATTTCGAGTGTGGTTCTCCAGAATACAGGTTCAACTGATGGATTTGTTGGAATTTCTGCGCCTTCTTTGGCAAGAATCCTACCG ATTGATCTAGCAATGTTTGGCGGTGAAATCTTATGCCAG CCAGATGCATTTCTATGCTCTATCAATGATGTCAAAGTCAGTAATAGCTTTGACCAAAGGGCACGTAACATGATTGCCAGTGCAGAG GGATCTTTGAGGCATAAGATATCTGGACAAGGGCTTGCTTTTATAGTCGGAGGCGGTTCTG TTGTACAGAAAAATCTTGAAGTGGGAGAGGTACTTGTTGTAGATGTGGCAAGCATAGTTGCATTATCAGGAACTATCAATTTTcaagccaaatacaatggacagaTGAGAAGGGCGGTATTTGGG AATGATAATATGATAACGGCTGTTCTAACGGGGCCAGGTATTGTCTTCATCCAAAGCATGCCTTTTCATAGGCTTTCTCAATGCATTGCTAG GGCGGTAACATCTCCAAACATGAGGGACAATCCAAAATTCTTCCTTCAGATAGCAATTTTTTTCTTTATAGCATATGTTGTCATTGTATCATCTTTAATCTTAACTTATGTTTGA
- the LOC104248678 gene encoding uncharacterized protein isoform X2 produces the protein MLKPQEKIIAKHGSMCYTSSSTHLENVFATENDTGVWQWLFGKSISSVVLQNTGSTDGFVGISAPSLARILPIDLAMFGGEILCQPDAFLCSINDVKVSNSFDQRARNMIASAEGSLRHKISGQGLAFIVGGGSVVQKNLEVGEVLVVDVASIVALSGTINFQAKYNGQMRRAVFGNDNMITAVLTGPGIVFIQSMPFHRLSQCIARAVTSPNMRDNPKFFLQIAIFFFIAYVVIVSSLILTYV, from the exons ATGTTGAAGCCGCAAGAAAAGATTATTGCTAAGCATG GGTCCATGTGCTACACGTCTTCTTCGACTCACTTGGAAAATGTCTTCGCCACTGAAAATGATACAGGTGTCTGGCAGTGGCTTTTTGGAAAGAGTATTTCGAGTGTGGTTCTCCAGAATACAGGTTCAACTGATGGATTTGTTGGAATTTCTGCGCCTTCTTTGGCAAGAATCCTACCG ATTGATCTAGCAATGTTTGGCGGTGAAATCTTATGCCAG CCAGATGCATTTCTATGCTCTATCAATGATGTCAAAGTCAGTAATAGCTTTGACCAAAGGGCACGTAACATGATTGCCAGTGCAGAG GGATCTTTGAGGCATAAGATATCTGGACAAGGGCTTGCTTTTATAGTCGGAGGCGGTTCTG TTGTACAGAAAAATCTTGAAGTGGGAGAGGTACTTGTTGTAGATGTGGCAAGCATAGTTGCATTATCAGGAACTATCAATTTTcaagccaaatacaatggacagaTGAGAAGGGCGGTATTTGGG AATGATAATATGATAACGGCTGTTCTAACGGGGCCAGGTATTGTCTTCATCCAAAGCATGCCTTTTCATAGGCTTTCTCAATGCATTGCTAG GGCGGTAACATCTCCAAACATGAGGGACAATCCAAAATTCTTCCTTCAGATAGCAATTTTTTTCTTTATAGCATATGTTGTCATTGTATCATCTTTAATCTTAACTTATGTTTGA
- the LOC104248678 gene encoding uncharacterized protein isoform X4, with product MLDGQFFCLCVPILNGYDTDMVHHMVLHGVLYLHLYLILVSDSIIPCNIDLAMFGGEILCQPDAFLCSINDVKVSNSFDQRARNMIASAEGSLRHKISGQGLAFIVGGGSVVQKNLEVGEVLVVDVASIVALSGTINFQAKYNGQMRRAVFGNDNMITAVLTGPGIVFIQSMPFHRLSQCIARAVTSPNMRDNPKFFLQIAIFFFIAYVVIVSSLILTYV from the exons ATGTTAGATGGACAATTTTTTTGCCTTTGCGTACCTATCTTGAACGGGTATGACACGGACATGGTACATCATATGGTCCTTCATGGCGTGTTGTATTTGCACCTGTACCTAATACTTGTATCTGATTCCATCATTCCATGTAAT ATTGATCTAGCAATGTTTGGCGGTGAAATCTTATGCCAG CCAGATGCATTTCTATGCTCTATCAATGATGTCAAAGTCAGTAATAGCTTTGACCAAAGGGCACGTAACATGATTGCCAGTGCAGAG GGATCTTTGAGGCATAAGATATCTGGACAAGGGCTTGCTTTTATAGTCGGAGGCGGTTCTG TTGTACAGAAAAATCTTGAAGTGGGAGAGGTACTTGTTGTAGATGTGGCAAGCATAGTTGCATTATCAGGAACTATCAATTTTcaagccaaatacaatggacagaTGAGAAGGGCGGTATTTGGG AATGATAATATGATAACGGCTGTTCTAACGGGGCCAGGTATTGTCTTCATCCAAAGCATGCCTTTTCATAGGCTTTCTCAATGCATTGCTAG GGCGGTAACATCTCCAAACATGAGGGACAATCCAAAATTCTTCCTTCAGATAGCAATTTTTTTCTTTATAGCATATGTTGTCATTGTATCATCTTTAATCTTAACTTATGTTTGA